The genomic stretch TAGTTTTTTGTAAGCTTGATTGAATATTTTTGCATCAATGATTCCTTCAATTGGGATTTTAGCGCCAATGTTATAAATAGGCTCATCAGGATATAACAATTGCTCAAAGTAAACGTCTTGTTGTGGCAACGTAAGTTTCATAGAGTTTGTATAATAGTTAAGATAGTAGCATTGAGAAGAGTTAATTCCTCAATCCAAAAAAAGATACATGTATTTTTGGCTGTTATTTTATTGCCATAAACTTTCTGTCAATTCTTGTCTACTGATTACAGGAACGTCTCTTACAATTTGTCCGTAATCAAATTTGATAATACGATTGGCATTGTGGAAATAGGCATCATCATGTGTTACAGCGATAATTGTTTTGCCCATTTCTTGTAATTTTGGAATTAATTCTTCGTAGAAATATTTTCTAAATTGTGGATCTTGATCTGCTGCCCATTCGTCCAATACGATAATTGGTTTTTCTTCTAGTAACGCAAATATTAGCGACATACGTTTACTTTGACCTTTTGAGAAGCCTCTTCTTGCTGATTCTTCTTTGTCATCAGCTACAACTTCTTTTAATTTCATTATTTCTAACCATTCATTGTAAAATGTATTACCCTCAATTTTGTAGTTATCGTAATTGTTAGAAAAGATATGGTTTTGTGTAAATACAGAAGAAATTATATTTTGCAAGTCACCTTTTATATTTTCGGTTTTTCCGTTTAAGGCAATTTCACCCATAGATGGATCATAAATTCCAGTTAGTGCATTGATGAATGTGCTTTTTCCTGAACCGTTTCCTCCAACAATAAAGATTGTTTCTCCTTTTTTAATTTCCAGATTTATCGGACCTAATGCAAAAGATTCTTTGTTTTCTTCATCATAGTAAAAGTAAACATCTTTAAAAACCAACGATTCAAACTCCAACGATTCTGTAACTTCCAAATTGACATCATTAGCTAGCAGTTTGAAATCATTCAAAAAACGATTGATTCGTGAATTTGCAACTATAAATCTCGTGTACATTTGTTGTAGATTGATCAAGTTATTTATGGGTCCTGAAACAAACATAATAATTACCACATACGAAATTACATCAGCGCGAGGCAAT from Kordia antarctica encodes the following:
- a CDS encoding ATP-binding cassette domain-containing protein; translation: MIRLKIKNIVYIILYALPNTILSFGIVYIINNVLSGNQAFLGDHMGIVFLALIGYTYLLNIVFQKWLNKFAFDVLYDNEKKIFNQILSAPMRSLERFGSKRFLTAVEDLRTFSQLPYTVTHTVNSVLMLVLCLVYMFSLSSISALIVIGLIAIVAACYFVVINSMSSQVSTLREYNEDYYQYVGDVIDGFQELKLSFFRRTNLMNKFLVPNRDLAKKLDFKISYIFLSVNLISQYGLYVVIAVILFVLPGMGILPRADVISYVVIIMFVSGPINNLINLQQMYTRFIVANSRINRFLNDFKLLANDVNLEVTESLEFESLVFKDVYFYYDEENKESFALGPINLEIKKGETIFIVGGNGSGKSTFINALTGIYDPSMGEIALNGKTENIKGDLQNIISSVFTQNHIFSNNYDNYKIEGNTFYNEWLEIMKLKEVVADDKEESARRGFSKGQSKRMSLIFALLEEKPIIVLDEWAADQDPQFRKYFYEELIPKLQEMGKTIIAVTHDDAYFHNANRIIKFDYGQIVRDVPVISRQELTESLWQ